A window of the Thalassospira indica genome harbors these coding sequences:
- a CDS encoding carbon-phosphorus lyase complex subunit PhnI: MYVAVKGGERAINNAHKLLAEQRRGNKDIAEIETDQIEQQLSLSVTRVMAEGSLYDRDLAALAIKQARGDLIEAIFLMRAYRTTLPRFAFSKPIKTAEMDISRRISATFKDLPGGQILGPTFDYTHRLLDFTLMANGEAPAEAPQGEQPVDENMPRVLDDILNYEGLIQDEPTPVDDNAPVADLTREPVKFPAGRDLRLQNLSRGDEGFVLALGYSTQRGYANSHAFVGEIRYGTVSVEIEPEELSFAIDIGDIELTECETVNKFKGSKTKLPQFTRGYGLVFGQNERKAISMALVDRAMRANEMGEQIMGPAQDSEFVMEHSDNVQSTGFVEHIKLPHYVDFQGELELVRRMRAEVEERLAKFDAESGTSQPEAAE; encoded by the coding sequence ATGTATGTTGCAGTAAAAGGTGGCGAACGCGCCATCAACAATGCGCACAAGCTTCTGGCCGAGCAGCGCCGGGGCAACAAAGACATTGCCGAAATCGAAACCGATCAGATCGAACAGCAACTGTCGCTGTCCGTCACCCGCGTCATGGCCGAAGGATCGCTTTATGATCGCGATCTGGCCGCCCTTGCCATCAAGCAGGCGCGTGGCGACTTGATCGAGGCGATCTTTTTGATGCGTGCCTATCGCACGACGCTGCCGCGCTTTGCATTTTCCAAGCCGATCAAAACCGCCGAAATGGATATATCACGTCGCATTTCGGCAACCTTCAAGGACCTGCCCGGCGGACAGATTTTGGGCCCGACCTTTGACTACACGCATCGTCTTCTCGACTTCACCCTGATGGCCAATGGCGAAGCGCCCGCCGAAGCACCGCAAGGTGAACAGCCGGTTGATGAAAACATGCCGCGCGTTCTCGATGATATTCTGAACTATGAAGGCCTTATTCAGGACGAACCAACCCCGGTTGATGACAATGCCCCGGTTGCCGACCTGACGCGTGAGCCGGTCAAATTCCCGGCCGGGCGTGACTTGCGCTTGCAGAACCTGTCGCGCGGGGATGAGGGATTTGTTCTGGCACTCGGCTATTCCACCCAACGCGGCTATGCCAACAGCCACGCCTTTGTCGGTGAAATCCGTTATGGCACCGTTTCGGTAGAGATCGAGCCCGAAGAGCTCAGCTTTGCGATTGATATCGGTGACATCGAACTGACCGAATGCGAGACGGTCAACAAGTTCAAGGGATCAAAAACCAAGCTGCCGCAATTTACCCGTGGCTATGGGCTGGTATTTGGCCAGAACGAACGCAAGGCCATTTCGATGGCGCTGGTCGACCGTGCGATGCGCGCCAATGAAATGGGCGAACAAATCATGGGCCCGGCACAGGACAGCGAGTTCGTGATGGAACATAGCGACAATGTCCAGTCCACCGGCTTTGTCGAACATATCAAGCTGCCACACTATGTCGATTTCCAAGGTGAACTTGAATTGGTGCGCCGCATGCGCGCCGAGGTCGAGGAACGCCTGGCGAAATTCGACGCCGAAAGCGGCACATCCCAACCCGAGGCCGCGGAGTAA
- the phnF gene encoding phosphonate metabolism transcriptional regulator PhnF has product MDWEPGLSIWKQIEKQLLADISDGVFTPGEKMPTEMELVRRFGVNRHTVRRAMAALVDSNVVRVEQGRGAFVQEQILDYPLGSKTRFSQIVSGRHRLPDKRLISSEVLKANSTIAQFLDVKPGTRVIELFSVSEADGVPLAVATSYLPAARFDGIVEIFVETKSLTEALKRFGIDDYTRKTTRISATLPSSRVANLLKQARNRPVISTESVDVDSAGAPIEYGVTAFSSDRVQLIVE; this is encoded by the coding sequence ATGGATTGGGAACCGGGCCTATCTATATGGAAGCAAATAGAAAAGCAGCTTCTGGCTGATATCTCTGACGGCGTTTTTACGCCCGGCGAAAAGATGCCGACCGAGATGGAATTGGTCCGGCGCTTTGGGGTGAATCGTCATACGGTGCGCCGCGCCATGGCGGCACTTGTCGATTCCAATGTTGTCCGTGTCGAACAGGGGCGCGGGGCGTTTGTTCAGGAACAGATCCTTGACTACCCGCTTGGTTCCAAGACCCGGTTCTCGCAGATCGTATCGGGCCGTCATCGATTGCCCGACAAACGCCTGATCTCGTCCGAGGTCCTCAAAGCCAATTCGACCATCGCGCAGTTCCTCGATGTCAAACCGGGCACGCGGGTGATCGAATTGTTTTCGGTATCCGAGGCCGATGGTGTCCCGCTTGCGGTTGCGACAAGTTATCTTCCCGCCGCGCGCTTTGACGGCATTGTCGAGATATTTGTCGAAACCAAATCTTTAACAGAAGCCCTCAAGCGCTTCGGGATTGATGATTACACGCGAAAGACCACGCGCATTTCGGCAACGCTTCCGTCATCACGTGTTGCCAACCTGCTTAAACAGGCGCGCAATCGACCAGTGATTTCGACCGAAAGTGTTGATGTTGATTCGGCCGGTGCGCCAATCGAATACGGTGTGACCGCCTTTTCAAGCGACCGGGTTCAGTTGATCGTCGAGTAG
- the phnG gene encoding phosphonate C-P lyase system protein PhnG — MTAHPAPNARTDQNRNADTPTDPYVTARQKWMSVLARTSRARLETEWSENHSSESWTHLREPQIGMVMVRGRAGGAGQRFNLGEMTVTRCAVTLSDGTVGHSYVKGRDRIQAQYAALFDAVMLRDGSASDFIDTLAAEQAAAKRDHARKVAATKVDFFTLVRGEDE; from the coding sequence ATGACGGCGCACCCCGCCCCGAATGCCCGGACAGATCAAAACCGGAATGCAGATACCCCCACCGATCCGTATGTTACCGCGCGCCAAAAATGGATGTCGGTTCTGGCCCGCACATCCCGTGCACGCCTTGAAACCGAATGGTCGGAAAATCACAGCAGCGAAAGCTGGACGCACCTGCGCGAACCGCAAATCGGCATGGTGATGGTACGCGGCCGCGCTGGTGGTGCCGGGCAGCGTTTCAACCTTGGTGAAATGACCGTGACGCGTTGTGCCGTCACGCTGTCAGACGGCACGGTCGGGCATTCCTACGTCAAGGGACGTGATCGCATTCAGGCGCAATATGCCGCCCTGTTTGATGCGGTGATGCTGCGCGACGGATCGGCAAGCGATTTCATCGATACCCTGGCCGCCGAACAGGCCGCTGCCAAACGCGACCACGCCCGCAAGGTTGCCGCGACCAAAGTTGATTTCTTCACCCTTGTCCGCGGAGAAGACGAATGA
- the phnK gene encoding phosphonate C-P lyase system protein PhnK: MTQTNEPLLRVDDLTMVYGDRIGCKDVSFELRPGEVLGIVGESGSGKSTLLRSISAQQEPTKGTVEYQTRIDGICDVYEMSEAQRRLLMRTDWAFVHQNPRDGLRMNVSAGANIGERLMAIGDRHYGNIRSNADSWLGKVEIASERLDDLPSTFSGGMQQRLQIARNLVTSPRLVFMDEPTGGLDVSVQARLLDLLRGLVHDLNLAVIIVTHDLAVARLLSHRLMVMQQGKVIEHGLTDQVLDDPQHPYTQLLVSSILQN, encoded by the coding sequence ATGACCCAGACAAACGAACCGCTTCTGCGCGTTGATGACCTGACCATGGTGTATGGTGACCGGATCGGCTGTAAGGATGTAAGCTTTGAACTTCGCCCGGGCGAAGTGCTTGGCATCGTTGGGGAATCCGGATCGGGTAAATCAACTTTGCTGCGCAGCATTTCTGCCCAGCAGGAACCGACCAAGGGCACAGTCGAATACCAGACCCGAATTGACGGGATTTGCGATGTTTATGAGATGTCCGAAGCCCAGCGTCGTCTTCTGATGCGCACCGACTGGGCCTTTGTGCACCAGAACCCGCGTGACGGATTGCGCATGAATGTCAGTGCCGGGGCCAATATCGGTGAACGGCTGATGGCGATTGGTGATCGTCATTACGGCAATATCCGCAGCAATGCGGACAGTTGGCTGGGAAAGGTCGAAATTGCGTCTGAACGCCTTGACGACCTGCCTTCAACCTTTTCGGGCGGCATGCAGCAACGTTTGCAGATTGCCCGTAACCTCGTAACCAGCCCGCGCCTCGTCTTTATGGACGAACCCACGGGTGGGCTTGATGTTTCTGTTCAGGCCAGATTGCTCGATCTGCTGCGCGGGCTGGTTCACGACCTTAATCTTGCGGTGATCATCGTCACCCACGATCTGGCCGTCGCACGGCTTCTTTCGCACCGGCTGATGGTGATGCAACAGGGCAAGGTCATCGAACACGGCCTGACCGATCAGGTCCTTGATGATCCGCAGCATCCCTATACCCAGCTGCTCGTTTCTTCCATTCTGCAGAACTGA
- a CDS encoding chloramphenicol acetyltransferase, translated as MAFKITQAKPAMKALSEQPTIDQTAIVVDCEMGIWTEVGARTSMRETKMDDYSYVVNDSEIIYSDIGKFVNIAAHTRINPGQHPMDRASMHHFQYRSRAYELGEDDPAFFDWRREKRVRLEHDVWIGHGAIVQGGVTIGIGSVVGSGAVVTKDVAPYTIVTGIPAVPLRPRFKADIVDALLRIRWWDWSHEMLRERLQDFRTLPVRDFCLKYDTV; from the coding sequence ATGGCGTTTAAGATTACGCAGGCCAAACCGGCAATGAAGGCATTGTCGGAACAGCCCACGATTGACCAAACAGCGATTGTCGTTGATTGCGAAATGGGGATCTGGACCGAAGTTGGTGCACGTACCTCGATGCGCGAAACGAAAATGGATGACTATTCCTATGTCGTGAATGACAGCGAGATCATCTATTCCGATATCGGCAAGTTCGTGAATATCGCCGCCCATACCCGCATCAACCCGGGACAGCACCCGATGGATCGGGCATCGATGCATCATTTCCAATATCGTTCCAGAGCCTATGAACTGGGCGAAGATGACCCGGCGTTTTTTGACTGGCGTCGCGAAAAACGCGTGCGTCTGGAGCATGATGTCTGGATCGGGCACGGCGCGATTGTGCAGGGTGGTGTCACCATTGGCATCGGTTCGGTGGTTGGATCTGGTGCGGTGGTTACCAAGGATGTCGCGCCCTACACGATTGTGACAGGCATTCCGGCTGTCCCCCTGCGCCCCCGGTTTAAGGCAGACATCGTCGATGCCCTGTTGCGCATTCGCTGGTGGGATTGGTCGCATGAAATGCTGCGCGAAAGGTTGCAGGATTTCCGAACGCTTCCGGTGCGTGACTTTTGCCTGAAATACGATACGGTTTAA
- a CDS encoding alpha-D-ribose 1-methylphosphonate 5-triphosphate diphosphatase, which translates to MIEQIFTNAKLVLANEVIDGAVQVKDGKISDISDRPSNLPGAEDMGGDYLMPGLVELHTDNLDKHLTPRPKTRWPATAAVVAHDNQVASAGITTVFDAVSIGDVNEGSERIVRLIESVNALEHALENALLRADHKLHLRCETSFPGMVEALGQLIDLPLVSMLSVMDHTPGQRQFVSLDAYYTYYQGKYGLNDEEMRKFIATRRRDAELYSEKHRRHVVEQAHAKGLALASHDDATAEHVAEAVADKMTVAEFPTTLEAAKASHEGGLGVMMGGPNLVRGGSHSGNVAAGELAKQGYLDIISSDYVPHSLLHGAMKLFDEFEGYDLPRAIRTVSLNPATQVGLDDRGEIAVGKRGDLIRVHHSPHHPIVRGVWREGVRVS; encoded by the coding sequence ATGATTGAACAGATTTTTACCAATGCCAAACTCGTTCTGGCCAACGAAGTCATTGATGGCGCAGTGCAGGTCAAGGACGGCAAGATCAGCGATATTTCCGATCGTCCTTCGAACCTGCCAGGGGCAGAGGACATGGGTGGCGACTATTTGATGCCGGGCCTGGTCGAGCTGCATACCGACAATCTCGACAAGCACCTGACCCCGCGCCCCAAGACCCGCTGGCCAGCAACAGCCGCCGTTGTTGCCCATGACAATCAGGTTGCCAGTGCCGGGATCACCACCGTGTTTGATGCGGTATCCATCGGTGACGTCAATGAAGGGTCGGAACGCATTGTCAGGTTGATTGAATCGGTCAATGCCCTTGAACACGCGCTGGAAAATGCATTGCTGCGTGCGGACCATAAACTGCATCTGCGCTGCGAGACATCCTTCCCGGGCATGGTCGAGGCCCTTGGTCAATTGATTGACCTGCCACTGGTCAGCATGCTTTCGGTGATGGATCACACACCGGGCCAGCGCCAATTCGTCAGCCTTGATGCCTATTACACCTACTATCAGGGCAAATACGGCCTGAACGACGAGGAAATGCGCAAATTCATCGCCACCCGCCGTCGTGATGCAGAGCTTTATTCCGAAAAGCATCGCCGTCATGTGGTCGAGCAGGCCCATGCCAAGGGCCTGGCACTCGCAAGCCACGATGACGCAACCGCCGAACACGTCGCCGAGGCGGTTGCAGACAAAATGACCGTGGCAGAATTCCCGACCACGCTTGAAGCCGCCAAGGCATCCCATGAAGGTGGGCTTGGTGTGATGATGGGGGGCCCGAACCTTGTGCGCGGCGGATCGCACAGCGGCAATGTTGCGGCAGGCGAGCTGGCAAAGCAGGGTTACCTCGACATCATATCAAGCGACTATGTCCCGCACAGTCTTTTGCACGGTGCGATGAAACTGTTTGATGAGTTCGAAGGCTACGATCTGCCACGTGCCATTCGCACTGTGTCGCTTAATCCGGCGACCCAGGTCGGGCTTGATGATCGCGGGGAGATCGCGGTTGGCAAACGCGGCGACCTGATCCGTGTACACCATTCGCCTCATCATCCGATTGTACGCGGCGTCTGGCGCGAAGGTGTGCGGGTGTCATGA
- the phnN gene encoding phosphonate metabolism protein/1,5-bisphosphokinase (PRPP-forming) PhnN, whose product MVLVVGPSGVGKDTLLDAARERLADDKQFCFPRRCITRPAGSAGETHIPVRPEDFGQMARQGAFLLSWMAHDLGYGIPRHVLGEVEAGKTVIVNVSRSVIGDACTLVGQNNVRVISIRASSEALRKRLEARGREDAPDIERRLARASAYQIEGDHVVHVDNDADLETGIARFIRAIEMP is encoded by the coding sequence TTGGTCCTTGTCGTCGGTCCAAGTGGCGTCGGCAAGGACACCCTTCTCGATGCAGCGCGCGAAAGACTGGCTGATGACAAGCAGTTCTGCTTTCCACGGCGCTGCATCACCCGCCCGGCCGGATCGGCTGGGGAAACACACATCCCCGTCCGGCCCGAAGATTTCGGGCAAATGGCACGTCAGGGGGCGTTCCTGCTGAGCTGGATGGCCCATGATCTGGGCTACGGCATCCCACGCCATGTTCTTGGCGAGGTCGAGGCAGGCAAAACCGTCATCGTCAATGTATCGCGCAGCGTCATTGGCGATGCCTGTACCCTTGTCGGGCAAAACAACGTCCGGGTGATCAGCATCCGCGCCAGCAGCGAAGCATTGCGCAAACGGCTCGAAGCCCGGGGTCGCGAAGATGCCCCTGATATCGAACGCCGGCTTGCGCGCGCATCCGCCTATCAGATCGAGGGCGATCATGTTGTTCATGTTGATAATGATGCCGATCTTGAAACCGGCATCGCACGTTTCATCCGCGCAATTGAAATGCCATAA
- the phnE gene encoding phosphonate ABC transporter, permease protein PhnE, translating to MNSSISSTSSVATELPPRDLKRSASSFLLWAIILGLLAMSWEGADMRPMALFENSGNMVDFAEGFFPPDFLMWKMYVAEMWITIQIAIWGTALSIVCSIPFGILSSENIVPVWVYQPVRRLMDSFRAINEMVFAMLFVVAVGLGPFAGVLALWIHTTGVLAKLFSEAVEAIDPEPVEGIRATGANALQEVIFGVIPQVLPLWISYSLYRFESNVRSATVLGIVGAGGIGMVLWEYIRGFYYAETAAVMIIIIISVSLLDMVSQRLRKLVT from the coding sequence ATGAACAGCAGCATTTCTTCGACATCATCTGTCGCAACGGAGCTTCCGCCGCGTGACCTTAAGCGGTCGGCATCAAGCTTCCTGCTTTGGGCGATCATCCTTGGACTTCTGGCCATGTCGTGGGAGGGGGCAGATATGCGCCCGATGGCGCTGTTTGAAAACAGCGGCAACATGGTCGACTTTGCCGAGGGCTTCTTCCCGCCCGACTTCCTGATGTGGAAGATGTATGTCGCAGAAATGTGGATCACCATCCAGATTGCGATCTGGGGCACAGCGCTTTCCATCGTTTGTTCGATCCCGTTTGGTATTCTTTCTTCTGAAAATATCGTCCCTGTCTGGGTCTATCAGCCGGTCCGTCGCCTGATGGATTCCTTCCGCGCGATCAACGAAATGGTCTTTGCCATGTTGTTCGTGGTCGCGGTCGGTCTTGGCCCGTTTGCTGGTGTTCTGGCCCTTTGGATTCACACCACGGGTGTTTTGGCCAAACTGTTTTCCGAGGCGGTCGAGGCGATTGATCCCGAACCGGTCGAAGGCATTCGCGCCACCGGTGCCAATGCGCTTCAGGAAGTCATCTTTGGTGTGATCCCGCAGGTCTTGCCGTTGTGGATTTCCTATTCGCTCTATCGTTTCGAGAGCAACGTGCGCTCTGCTACCGTGCTGGGCATTGTCGGGGCTGGTGGCATTGGCATGGTGCTGTGGGAATATATCCGTGGCTTCTATTACGCGGAAACAGCGGCAGTCATGATCATCATCATTATCTCGGTCAGCCTGCTCGATATGGTGTCCCAGCGTCTGCGTAAACTGGTGACCTGA
- a CDS encoding alpha-D-ribose 1-methylphosphonate 5-phosphate C-P-lyase PhnJ has translation MEQTVQNPADGAPDYNFAYLDEQTKRMIRRALLKAVAIPGYQVPFAGREMPMPYGWGTGGVQVTAAVIGPNDTLKVIDQGADDTTNAVSIRQFFAKTAQVATTEKTAEASIIQTRHRIPEKELRGDQVLVYQVPIPEPLRFLEPRETETRKMHALEEYGLMHVKLYEDISRHGHIATTYAYPVMVDDRYVMDPSPTPKFDNPKMNNMAALQLFGAGREKRIYALPPYTKVKSLDFEDHPFEVQTWEDECGMCGARDSYLDEVILDDQGNRMFVCSDTDYCAERQQAGHRGPQHHDQPLGNSKREKAAE, from the coding sequence ATGGAACAGACTGTCCAAAATCCGGCCGACGGCGCACCGGACTATAACTTTGCCTATCTTGATGAACAGACCAAACGCATGATCCGGCGTGCCCTGCTTAAGGCCGTGGCGATACCGGGCTATCAGGTGCCGTTTGCCGGACGCGAAATGCCAATGCCCTATGGCTGGGGCACGGGCGGTGTTCAGGTGACGGCTGCTGTGATCGGACCGAATGATACATTGAAGGTCATTGACCAGGGGGCGGATGATACCACCAACGCGGTGTCCATCCGCCAGTTCTTTGCCAAGACCGCGCAAGTGGCCACCACGGAAAAGACCGCCGAGGCATCCATCATTCAGACCCGCCACCGCATTCCCGAAAAGGAACTGCGTGGAGATCAGGTGCTGGTCTATCAGGTGCCCATCCCCGAACCGCTTCGCTTCCTCGAACCGCGCGAGACCGAAACACGCAAGATGCACGCGCTTGAAGAATACGGCCTGATGCACGTAAAGCTCTATGAAGACATCTCGCGTCATGGCCATATCGCGACCACCTATGCCTATCCGGTTATGGTCGATGATCGCTATGTGATGGACCCGTCGCCGACGCCAAAGTTCGACAATCCCAAAATGAACAATATGGCAGCGCTTCAGCTTTTCGGGGCCGGTCGTGAAAAGCGTATTTATGCCCTGCCGCCCTACACCAAGGTCAAAAGCCTCGATTTCGAAGACCATCCGTTCGAAGTCCAGACCTGGGAAGACGAATGCGGCATGTGCGGTGCGCGCGACAGTTACCTTGATGAAGTCATCCTCGATGATCAGGGCAACCGCATGTTTGTCTGCTCAGACACCGATTACTGCGCAGAACGACAGCAAGCCGGCCATCGTGGCCCGCAACATCATGACCAGCCGCTTGGCAATTCAAAGCGTGAAAAGGCAGCAGAATAA
- a CDS encoding trimeric intracellular cation channel family protein — translation MTITEIIYWLELAGVAVFAITGALEASRRQMDMVGFVLIATFTGIGGGTVRDVITGATPVFWIRDTTWLVTCIGAAVITYFTAHLVERRYVALLWLDALGLAMFGVTGAAIGLNLGVSPLVAIVLGMITATFGGMVRDVVCNEIPLILRPEIYITCALVGAGIYVIGTAILDLPRGPIAVIAFFAAFLMRACAIKFKLSFPVYRARPGREY, via the coding sequence ATGACGATTACTGAAATCATCTATTGGCTTGAACTGGCGGGGGTCGCCGTTTTTGCGATTACCGGCGCGCTTGAGGCATCCCGTCGTCAGATGGACATGGTCGGTTTTGTCCTGATTGCGACCTTTACCGGCATCGGCGGCGGCACTGTGCGTGATGTCATTACCGGGGCAACACCGGTTTTCTGGATACGCGACACCACCTGGCTTGTGACCTGCATCGGGGCTGCCGTCATCACCTACTTCACCGCCCATTTGGTGGAACGACGCTATGTTGCCTTGCTGTGGCTCGATGCACTGGGATTGGCAATGTTCGGGGTCACCGGGGCGGCCATCGGCCTTAATCTGGGCGTATCCCCGCTGGTCGCAATCGTTCTGGGCATGATCACGGCCACCTTTGGCGGCATGGTGCGTGATGTTGTCTGTAACGAAATTCCACTGATCCTGCGCCCGGAGATTTATATCACCTGTGCGCTGGTCGGTGCGGGGATCTATGTGATTGGCACTGCGATCCTTGATTTGCCGCGCGGGCCGATTGCCGTGATTGCGTTCTTTGCCGCATTCCTGATGCGGGCATGTGCGATCAAGTTCAAGCTAAGCTTCCCGGTCTACAGGGCCCGTCCAGGTCGGGAATACTAG
- the phnH gene encoding phosphonate C-P lyase system protein PhnH: MSVQTSEVLSGFGHAAYDSNAVFRALLDAMSRPGRIYDLPVDVSAPDGLNAAATATLLAMADMDTTVWLSPSCATKAAGDHLKFHCGCPISTDVKQADFAVARISDDLSFVTDLAVGNAEYPDQSTTLILMVDEISDRPSMTLKGPGIKDTHSLCIKGLPTSFHAWRAENHHLFPCGVDVIFASETQIAALSRTTRIEVN; this comes from the coding sequence ATGAGCGTACAGACCAGCGAAGTCCTTTCCGGTTTCGGCCATGCGGCTTATGATTCAAACGCCGTGTTTCGCGCCCTGCTTGATGCCATGTCGCGTCCCGGCCGCATTTATGATTTGCCGGTCGATGTATCTGCACCTGACGGGTTGAATGCAGCCGCGACCGCAACGCTCCTTGCCATGGCGGACATGGATACCACTGTCTGGTTGTCGCCTTCCTGCGCAACCAAGGCCGCCGGTGATCATTTGAAATTCCATTGCGGCTGCCCGATCAGCACGGATGTCAAACAGGCCGATTTTGCGGTTGCGCGCATTTCCGATGATCTGTCCTTTGTCACCGACCTTGCGGTTGGCAATGCGGAATATCCTGATCAATCCACAACACTGATCCTGATGGTCGATGAGATTTCAGATCGCCCGTCCATGACCCTTAAGGGACCGGGCATCAAGGATACGCACAGCCTATGCATCAAGGGGCTGCCCACAAGCTTCCATGCATGGCGCGCAGAAAACCATCACCTGTTTCCGTGCGGCGTTGATGTGATTTTCGCAAGCGAAACCCAGATCGCCGCCCTGTCGCGCACTACCCGGATAGAGGTCAATTAA
- a CDS encoding DUF1045 domain-containing protein: MTDQYQRYALYYAPEPQSALGQFGNAWLGRDPETGNQLARPTVAGLTEAEIVVATTSPTRYGFHGTLKPPFALPSGMDCSDLEAAVSRLCKTTAPVTCGHLVLKAMGRFLALVPTEPVADLVDLAATLVRELDYFRQPEDEAAMNKRRASGLTDRQEAYLVRWGYPYVMEEFRFHLTLTNKLSDDQIDPFEAALSGFVAPLCQEPFTVREVCLFGDPGDQKPFRLLKRFPLAG, translated from the coding sequence ATGACCGACCAATATCAACGCTACGCGCTTTATTATGCGCCAGAACCGCAAAGCGCGTTGGGGCAGTTTGGCAATGCTTGGCTGGGGCGTGATCCGGAAACCGGAAACCAGTTGGCCCGTCCAACTGTTGCGGGCCTGACAGAGGCCGAGATTGTGGTGGCAACCACGTCGCCGACGCGATACGGCTTTCATGGCACCCTGAAACCGCCATTCGCACTGCCAAGCGGAATGGATTGCAGTGACCTGGAAGCAGCCGTTTCGCGCCTTTGCAAAACGACTGCACCGGTAACGTGTGGGCATCTGGTCTTAAAGGCGATGGGTCGTTTTCTGGCCCTTGTTCCAACCGAACCCGTCGCAGATCTGGTCGACCTTGCGGCAACACTGGTGCGCGAACTGGATTACTTTCGCCAGCCCGAAGACGAAGCGGCAATGAACAAACGCCGTGCTAGCGGTCTGACGGATCGGCAGGAAGCCTATCTTGTGCGCTGGGGCTATCCCTATGTGATGGAAGAATTCCGCTTCCATCTGACATTAACCAACAAGCTGTCAGACGACCAGATCGATCCCTTCGAGGCGGCACTGTCCGGCTTTGTCGCACCGCTGTGTCAGGAACCATTTACCGTTCGCGAAGTCTGTCTGTTTGGTGATCCGGGGGATCAGAAACCGTTCAGATTGCTGAAGCGCTTCCCGCTTGCCGGATAA
- the phnL gene encoding phosphonate C-P lyase system protein PhnL: MSEMLHAQNVAKSFTLHTQGSVTIPVFEGVEFMLSAGECIALTGESGSGKSTFMRMLYANYTCSQGSIKVFHDGDWLDITTASPHSILDIRKRTLGYVSQFLRVIPRVPTLDIVAEPLVALGTDRKTATDKARDLLTRLRIPERLWQLSPLTFSGGEQQRVNIARGFVADYPIMLLDEPTASLDAQNRATVLALIEEAKSRGAAIAGIFHDHETRDAVCTGSFDVTSFKVGAND, encoded by the coding sequence ATGTCTGAAATGCTTCATGCTCAAAACGTCGCCAAAAGCTTTACCCTGCACACACAGGGCAGCGTGACCATCCCGGTCTTCGAAGGTGTCGAATTCATGCTTTCGGCAGGGGAATGCATCGCGCTGACCGGTGAATCCGGCTCCGGGAAAAGTACCTTCATGCGCATGCTTTATGCCAATTACACATGCTCGCAAGGCTCCATCAAGGTGTTCCACGATGGCGACTGGCTTGATATCACCACCGCCAGCCCGCACTCGATCCTTGATATCCGCAAGCGCACGCTGGGCTATGTGTCGCAGTTCTTGCGCGTGATCCCGCGGGTGCCGACCCTTGATATCGTTGCCGAACCGCTGGTGGCCCTTGGCACGGATCGCAAGACCGCGACTGACAAGGCACGTGATCTTTTAACCCGTCTTCGCATCCCGGAACGTTTGTGGCAGCTTTCGCCGCTGACCTTTTCGGGTGGGGAACAGCAGCGTGTGAATATTGCGCGTGGCTTTGTTGCCGATTATCCGATCATGCTGCTGGATGAACCGACCGCATCGCTTGACGCCCAAAATCGCGCCACAGTTCTGGCGCTGATTGAAGAAGCCAAAAGCCGTGGTGCGGCGATTGCCGGTATTTTCCATGACCACGAAACCCGTGATGCCGTCTGCACCGGGTCGTTTGATGTGACTTCGTTTAAAGTTGGGGCCAATGATTGA